From a single Nicotiana tabacum cultivar K326 chromosome 8, ASM71507v2, whole genome shotgun sequence genomic region:
- the LOC107766491 gene encoding protein IQ-domain 26-like, whose product MGKATRWFKGLLGMKKEKENIDNISNSSEKKDKKRWSFGKSVKDSNVGQNPVNFPAVDTNWLRSYMSENEKEQSKHAIAVAAATAAAADAAVAAAQAAVAVVRLTSQGRGGMFTGGGREKWAAAKIQTVFRGYLARKALRALKGLVKLQALVRGYLVRKRAAATLHSMQALIRAQAAVRSQRARRSMTNDSRYQPDMRARRSIERFDEYRNEFHSKRFSTSNETSYDGFDDSPKIVEIDTYRTKSRSRRMNNAACMSESGDEQHYQVMSSPLPCPLPARVSIPDCRHLQDINWSFLADEQCKFASAQSTPRFACSGRSNAPPTPAKSVCGDGYFRPYANFPSYMANTQSFRAKLRSHSAPKQRPEPGPKKRLSLNEIMASRTSFSGVRMQRSCSQVQEDYCF is encoded by the exons ATGGGGAAAGCTACGAGGTGGTTTAAGGGTTTGCTTGggatgaaaaaagagaaagaaaatatagaCAACATATCTAATTCATctgaaaagaaagacaaaaaaagaTGGAGTTTTGGAAAATCTGTTAAAGATTCAAATGTTGGTCAGAATCCGGTGAACTTTCCGGCGGTGGATACTAATTGGTTGAGATCTTACATGTCTGAGAAcgaaaaggaacagagtaaacaTGCAATTGCTGTAGCTGCCGCCACCGCTGCGGCGGCAGACGCGGCGGTAGCAGCGGCACAAGCGGCTGTGGCGGTGGTGAGATTAACTAGTCAAGGTAGGGGTGGTATGTTTACAGGTGGTGGGCGGGAGAAATGGGCTGCTGCTAAGATTCAAACTGTTTTTAGGGGTTATTTG GCTAGAAAAGCTCTTAGAGCATTAAAGGGACTGGTGAAATTGCAGGCATTAGTTAGGGGTTACCTTGTTCGCAAGAGAGCCGCGGCAACTCTTCACAGTATGCAGGCGCTCATCAGAGCGCAGGCTGCTGTTCGATCTCAAAGAGCTCGTCGTTCAATGACTAATGACTCTAGATACCAGCCCGATATGCGAGCTAGGAGGTCCATT GAAAGATTTGATGAATATAGAAATGAATTCCACAGCAAGAGGTTTTCAACTTCAAATGAGACATCATATGATGGATTTGATGATAGCCCAAAAATTGTAGAAATCGACACATACAGGACCAAATCCAGGTCGCGTAGAATGAACAATGCTGCTTGTATGTCTGAATCTGGAGATGAGCAGCATTATCAAGTTATGTCATCACCACTTCCATGTCCACTTCCAGCCCGTGTATCGATCCCAGATTGTCGTCATCTTCAGGATATTAACTGGAGCTTTTTAGCGGATGAGCAGTGCAAGTTTGCCTCAGCACAAAGtacacctcgatttgcatgttcTGGACGTTCCAATGCGCCACCTACACCAGCCAAAAGCGTTTGTGGCGATGGTTACTTCCGGCCATATGCTAACTTTCCTAGTTACATGGCTAACACACAGTCGTTTCGCGCTAAGCTACGGTCCCATAGTGCGCCAAAACAACGACCAGAGCCAGGGCCAAAGAAGAGGTTGTCACTGAATGAAATAATGGCATCAAGAACAAGTTTCAGTGGTGTTAGAATGCAAAGGTCTTGTTCTCAAGTGCAAGAAGATTACTGCTtctga